A genomic window from Massilia sp. METH4 includes:
- a CDS encoding acetylxylan esterase has protein sequence MTLNSLRLLTLAAVLATAQLHVSAAAASSEVRLLDAAPAASPLTVTLDRPDWTYKTGQGATVRIRLDVEPYPAGGIPIRYRIGPDMLEGPARTAVVPKAGLTLPVPPQAQPGFVRAIVEATVEGKPVKATATAAFNPFDIRPVQAEPADFDAFWAAQKEQLAKIDPQWTVTPAPDLSTADVEVSYLHYQNVGQGGRPTRIYGVLSVPRAEGKYPAVLQVPGAGVRGYKGTADLAAKGVITLQIGIHGIPVNLPDEVYEQLRYGALESYNRYNLDDRDSYYYRRVYLGALRGLDYLVAHAKWDGKTLITQGGSQGGQLAIVTAALDPRVTATVASYPAYADVTGYLSGRAGGWPGLFRKDDAGNVKDQPIGPKVKTTGYYDTVNFARRLRAPVLFYAGYNDMVTPPTSTFAVYNVITAPRQFVIEPEQVHSTSSAHQATQQQWILKHAGRR, from the coding sequence ATGACCCTGAACTCCCTGCGCCTCCTCACGCTCGCCGCCGTGCTGGCCACCGCCCAGCTCCACGTTTCCGCCGCCGCCGCATCCTCCGAAGTCCGCCTGCTGGACGCCGCCCCGGCGGCAAGCCCGCTGACGGTCACGCTCGATCGCCCCGACTGGACGTACAAGACCGGCCAGGGCGCCACGGTACGCATCCGCCTCGACGTGGAACCGTATCCTGCCGGAGGCATTCCGATCCGCTACCGCATCGGTCCCGACATGCTGGAAGGGCCGGCCCGCACGGCCGTCGTGCCGAAAGCGGGCCTGACGCTGCCGGTCCCGCCACAGGCGCAGCCCGGCTTCGTGCGGGCCATCGTGGAGGCGACCGTGGAAGGCAAGCCGGTGAAAGCCACGGCCACCGCCGCCTTCAATCCCTTCGACATCCGCCCGGTGCAGGCCGAGCCGGCCGACTTCGATGCGTTCTGGGCCGCGCAAAAGGAACAGCTGGCGAAGATCGATCCGCAATGGACCGTGACGCCCGCGCCGGACCTCTCCACGGCCGACGTGGAAGTCAGCTACCTGCACTACCAGAACGTCGGGCAAGGTGGCCGCCCGACCCGCATCTACGGCGTCCTGTCGGTGCCGCGCGCCGAAGGGAAGTACCCGGCGGTCCTGCAGGTGCCCGGCGCCGGCGTGCGCGGCTACAAGGGGACCGCCGACCTCGCGGCGAAGGGCGTGATCACGCTGCAGATCGGCATCCACGGTATTCCCGTCAACCTGCCCGACGAGGTCTACGAGCAGTTGCGCTACGGCGCGCTGGAAAGCTACAACCGCTATAACCTCGACGACCGCGACAGCTATTACTACCGGCGCGTGTACCTGGGCGCCTTGCGCGGCCTCGATTACCTCGTCGCCCACGCGAAATGGGACGGGAAGACGCTCATCACGCAAGGCGGCAGCCAGGGTGGCCAGCTGGCCATCGTGACGGCGGCGCTCGACCCGCGCGTGACGGCCACGGTGGCCTCTTATCCCGCCTATGCCGACGTGACGGGCTACCTGAGCGGCCGCGCCGGCGGCTGGCCCGGGCTGTTCCGCAAGGATGACGCGGGCAACGTGAAGGACCAGCCCATCGGGCCGAAAGTGAAGACCACCGGGTACTACGACACGGTGAACTTCGCCAGGCGGCTGCGCGCCCCGGTGTTGTTCTACGCCGGCTACAACGACATGGTGACACCGCCCACGTCGACCTTCGCCGTCTACAACGTGATCACTGCGCCGCGCCAGTTCGTGATCGAGCCCGAACAGGTGCACTCGACCTCCAGCGCGCACCAGGCCACGCAGCAGCAGTGGATCCTGAAGCACGCGGGCAGGCGCTGA
- a CDS encoding TonB-dependent receptor: MQHLLGHRTLAALCAVALPAVAAEPPTTDKVETVEVPATRTGAVDVQQVPAAITVIKPESLSKYGLGNLADIADLVPAMTVQQQGTGVNNITMRGLVVRGIVPSEVQDAALVAVYIDEMPVTLKSANPDLKVLDLERVEVLQGPQGTLFDAGSMAGTVRQITRKPEFNDLFGSVEAVGSHTSGFGAGNHNLRGTVNLPLRDDTLALRLTGYTGKDSGYIRNQLTGRTTNGVSTNQGRAALRLQATRDLLIDASVTASNIKGGINDAYADLPAYTTIALLPEVGNDKLQLYNVTVNYDLGRAKLVSSTSYLHRDTLYVTSAQYPATAFIFGGQAPLMQSAYTIANKLADFAQEFRLQSNGTGPLKWTAGAFFEKGSRDTLQDQPTTGFDARYGATRNFPGYDSRVNDLASTPDNYFTGRQYIDSRQVALFAEATYTLWDRLDLTAGLRLFRGTQDFDLAFSGLFGNLATATPAAPTGVPALASSSATARGANPRFAAAWRIDANHTLYASAGKGFRYGGNNQPVPFNFCGIHAPATFEPDTLWNFEVGSKNTLFDRRMTFNASAYRIDWDDVQVFNRLPCTYYFTQNAGKIRSLGLELETLWKITRRASVGVNAALNHAKATDTVQTGIAAQNIPAGARVPYAPKFAASATASYSIPLPNNDELGLSATYAHRGEAYTNFAREQGNYAQIPSSNTVNATLTWRRGAYEVGLFGTNLTNGARVSDVAPNTIAIQPGNTLYLVRPRTVGLRVAARF; encoded by the coding sequence ATGCAACATCTGCTGGGTCATCGAACGCTGGCCGCGCTGTGCGCCGTGGCCCTGCCGGCCGTGGCGGCCGAACCGCCGACCACGGACAAGGTCGAAACGGTCGAGGTGCCGGCCACCCGCACGGGTGCCGTCGACGTGCAGCAGGTGCCCGCCGCGATCACCGTGATCAAACCGGAAAGCCTGTCGAAATACGGGCTCGGCAACCTTGCCGACATCGCCGACCTCGTGCCGGCCATGACCGTGCAGCAGCAGGGAACGGGCGTAAACAACATCACCATGCGGGGCCTAGTGGTGCGCGGCATCGTGCCTTCGGAAGTGCAGGATGCCGCGCTGGTGGCCGTCTACATCGACGAGATGCCCGTCACGCTGAAGTCCGCCAACCCGGACCTGAAGGTGCTGGACCTGGAAAGGGTCGAAGTCCTGCAAGGCCCGCAGGGCACGCTGTTCGACGCCGGTTCGATGGCCGGCACGGTGCGCCAGATCACCCGCAAGCCGGAATTCAACGACCTGTTCGGCTCCGTCGAGGCGGTCGGCTCTCATACGAGCGGGTTCGGCGCTGGCAATCACAACCTGCGCGGCACGGTCAACCTGCCGCTCAGGGACGATACGCTGGCGTTGCGGCTGACCGGCTACACGGGCAAGGATTCCGGCTACATCCGCAACCAGCTGACGGGGCGCACCACCAACGGCGTCTCCACCAACCAGGGCCGCGCGGCGCTGCGCCTGCAAGCCACGCGCGACTTGCTGATCGACGCCAGCGTGACCGCTTCCAATATCAAGGGCGGCATCAACGATGCCTACGCCGACCTGCCCGCCTACACGACGATCGCCTTGCTACCCGAGGTGGGCAACGACAAGCTGCAACTGTATAACGTGACCGTCAACTACGACCTGGGCCGCGCGAAGCTCGTCTCGTCCACCTCCTACCTGCACCGCGACACGCTCTACGTAACCTCGGCCCAGTATCCGGCCACCGCCTTCATCTTCGGCGGCCAGGCGCCGCTCATGCAGTCGGCGTACACCATCGCCAACAAGCTGGCCGATTTCGCCCAGGAGTTCCGCTTGCAATCGAACGGTACCGGCCCGCTGAAATGGACGGCCGGGGCCTTCTTCGAGAAGGGTTCGCGCGACACCTTGCAAGACCAGCCCACCACGGGCTTCGACGCCCGCTATGGCGCCACGCGCAATTTCCCGGGCTACGATTCGCGGGTCAACGACCTCGCCTCGACGCCGGACAATTATTTCACGGGGCGGCAGTACATCGATTCGCGCCAGGTGGCCCTGTTCGCCGAGGCGACCTACACCTTGTGGGACCGCCTGGACCTGACGGCCGGCCTGCGCCTGTTCCGCGGCACCCAGGACTTCGACCTGGCGTTTTCCGGCCTGTTTGGCAACCTGGCCACCGCCACGCCGGCCGCGCCGACCGGTGTGCCCGCACTGGCCAGCAGCAGCGCCACCGCGCGCGGCGCCAATCCGCGCTTCGCCGCCGCCTGGCGGATCGACGCGAACCACACGCTGTACGCCTCCGCTGGAAAGGGCTTCCGCTATGGCGGCAACAACCAGCCCGTGCCGTTCAACTTCTGCGGCATCCATGCGCCCGCCACCTTCGAACCGGACACGCTGTGGAACTTCGAGGTGGGGTCCAAGAACACACTGTTCGATCGCCGCATGACATTCAATGCCAGCGCCTACCGCATCGACTGGGACGACGTGCAGGTGTTCAACCGCCTGCCCTGCACCTATTACTTCACCCAGAATGCCGGCAAGATCCGCAGCCTGGGCCTGGAGCTGGAAACGCTGTGGAAGATCACCCGCCGGGCGTCGGTCGGCGTCAATGCTGCGCTGAACCACGCGAAGGCGACCGACACGGTGCAGACGGGGATCGCCGCGCAAAACATCCCGGCCGGCGCACGGGTGCCCTACGCGCCGAAGTTCGCCGCCAGCGCGACGGCCAGCTACAGCATTCCGCTGCCGAACAACGACGAGCTGGGCCTGTCGGCCACCTATGCGCACCGCGGCGAGGCGTACACGAATTTCGCCCGCGAACAGGGCAACTACGCGCAAATCCCCTCCTCGAACACCGTGAACGCCACGCTCACCTGGCGCAGGGGCGCCTACGAGGTCGGCCTGTTCGGCACCAATCTCACCAATGGCGCCAGGGTCAGCGACGTGGCGCCGAACACGATCGCCATCCAGCCCGGCAATACCCTGTACCTCGTGCGGCCGCGTACCGTGGGCTTGCGCGTGGCGGCGCGTTTCTGA
- a CDS encoding PhnD/SsuA/transferrin family substrate-binding protein has product MKWIAALPMYDLSPRLRQEHCALQGALFEQADITAPVEHVDDTGPLAEFWRRPDLLLSQTCGYPYWRTLRQHVALLATPCFDVPGCMNGDYSSVLVARNGSGIRTLADARGRVAAVNERHSNSGMNALRHAVAPLARGGRFFRDVAWTGSHAASLRAVRSGAADVAAIDCVTYAYLRREDPISVNGIAILGFTASSPGLPLIAANGVPDALLRRLREALLAPGARLKEAMAALRIRRFAGVDERDYERIDDLEQLAVNLGYPELR; this is encoded by the coding sequence ATGAAGTGGATCGCCGCACTGCCCATGTATGACCTGTCGCCCCGGCTGCGGCAGGAACACTGCGCCTTGCAGGGTGCGCTGTTCGAACAGGCCGATATCACCGCGCCGGTCGAACACGTGGACGATACCGGGCCGCTGGCCGAGTTCTGGCGCCGCCCTGACCTGCTGCTCTCGCAGACCTGCGGCTACCCGTACTGGCGGACGCTGCGCCAGCACGTGGCGCTGCTGGCCACGCCCTGCTTCGACGTGCCGGGCTGCATGAACGGCGATTACTCCAGCGTGCTCGTGGCGCGCAACGGCAGCGGCATCCGCACGCTGGCCGACGCCCGCGGCCGCGTGGCCGCCGTGAACGAGCGGCACTCGAACAGCGGCATGAACGCGCTGCGCCATGCCGTGGCCCCGCTGGCGCGCGGAGGGCGCTTCTTCCGGGACGTGGCCTGGACCGGCAGCCACGCCGCCAGCCTGCGCGCGGTGCGCAGCGGCGCGGCGGACGTGGCCGCGATCGATTGCGTGACGTACGCCTACCTGCGGCGCGAAGATCCGATCAGTGTCAACGGCATTGCCATCCTGGGGTTCACCGCGTCGTCGCCGGGTTTGCCGCTGATCGCCGCCAACGGCGTACCGGACGCGCTGTTGCGGCGTTTGCGCGAGGCGCTGCTGGCGCCCGGCGCGCGCCTGAAGGAAGCCATGGCGGCGCTGCGCATCCGGCGCTTCGCCGGCGTGGACGAGCGGGACTACGAGCGCATTGACGACCTGGAACAGCTGGCCGTGAACCTCGGCTATCCCGAGCTGCGCTGA
- a CDS encoding DUF6597 domain-containing transcriptional factor: MKGLIAGLERFRHGRTGVSFPGRRSGAAVRAYLWRDSGAGSAPHPNRFPAAPFCTLTWFLSGTVHDGVSAAARVLPAVVVGGPFTRPATTFSAGRVHAFTIVFYPDAFARLAGVDPAALADRLVPADAVLPDAWHPLLREVAGATDDRNRIACVETFLARHVADAGGTRGWLSRLCDAAGVGRLGERQVERNIRRATGQTLRTLRCAERFEAAILGARAAAAGGRVDWAGLACENAYSDQPHLGRECRRFAGASPAELLARVDDDESYWLYRHWR, translated from the coding sequence ATGAAGGGGCTCATCGCCGGTCTTGAACGATTCCGACATGGCCGCACCGGGGTCTCGTTTCCAGGCCGGCGGAGCGGCGCGGCAGTGCGGGCCTATCTCTGGCGCGACAGCGGCGCGGGCTCGGCACCGCACCCGAACCGGTTCCCGGCCGCACCGTTCTGCACGTTGACCTGGTTCCTGTCCGGCACCGTGCACGACGGCGTGTCCGCGGCGGCCCGCGTGCTGCCGGCCGTGGTGGTCGGCGGCCCGTTCACGCGGCCTGCCACCACCTTCAGCGCCGGCCGGGTGCATGCATTTACCATCGTCTTCTATCCCGATGCGTTCGCGCGGCTGGCAGGCGTGGACCCGGCGGCGCTGGCCGACCGCCTCGTCCCGGCCGATGCCGTGCTGCCGGATGCATGGCACCCGCTGTTGCGCGAGGTCGCCGGCGCCACGGACGACCGAAACCGGATCGCGTGCGTCGAGACATTCCTCGCTCGCCATGTCGCCGACGCGGGGGGCACGCGGGGCTGGCTTAGCCGCTTGTGCGACGCGGCCGGCGTCGGCCGCCTCGGCGAGCGGCAAGTGGAGCGCAATATTCGCCGGGCGACCGGGCAGACGTTGCGGACGCTGCGCTGCGCGGAACGCTTCGAGGCCGCCATCCTCGGCGCGCGCGCGGCGGCCGCCGGCGGCCGGGTGGACTGGGCCGGACTGGCGTGCGAGAACGCTTATTCGGACCAGCCGCATCTCGGCAGGGAGTGCCGCAGGTTCGCGGGCGCCAGCCCGGCGGAGCTGCTCGCCCGGGTGGATGACGATGAGAGTTACTGGCTGTACCGCCATTGGCGGTGA
- a CDS encoding DUF2784 domain-containing protein, with protein sequence MFYGLAATAVLIVHLAFIVFVLFGGLLAAWRRWFAAVHLPAAAWGFLVEALGIGCPLTGLENTLRASAGMARYEGDFIERWLLWLIYPEGMTRNMQFVLAGAVIAFNLLVYLWVFRTPRH encoded by the coding sequence GTGTTCTACGGACTGGCCGCCACGGCGGTACTGATCGTTCACCTGGCCTTTATCGTGTTCGTGCTGTTCGGCGGCCTGCTGGCGGCCTGGCGCCGCTGGTTCGCCGCCGTCCACCTGCCCGCCGCGGCATGGGGCTTCCTCGTCGAGGCGCTGGGCATCGGTTGCCCTCTTACTGGCCTGGAAAACACGTTGCGCGCAAGCGCAGGCATGGCGCGCTACGAAGGCGACTTTATCGAGCGCTGGCTGCTCTGGCTCATCTACCCGGAAGGCATGACCCGCAATATGCAGTTCGTGCTGGCCGGCGCCGTCATCGCCTTCAATCTGCTCGTCTACCTCTGGGTCTTCCGCACCCCGAGGCACTAA
- a CDS encoding tyrosine-type recombinase/integrase, with the protein MGKFAPIDLQPFSPRSAGGLARRDVDPDAWRDIPDDAMTDARTDSEIAREYISHGELRPKSVANTQKELYRFLTWCREEAGKSLRQLTVADLNAYKEFLKAPPADWISTTKWPRTDERYRPFSGPLSDASRRQAMIAVKGLLAFAEQTGYLRRDPGALVKQVRIPAAARITRYLTQDAIGLALATVEGREAETPAAQRRRERDRFLLIAYAHTGARLNEIVGANMGAIYTEGNGRWWIDVVGKGSKPRRLPVPPDMLDAFRRYRTAFGLLPQTGRGDSTPLVLSSRSRGLARITDEAASEALKAVFTAAADAAAALGDSDTAAQLRQASTHWLRHSMLTNHANNGVQLKTLQETAGHANISTTAAYLHKTDNERHDEIMASVAAKNVV; encoded by the coding sequence ATGGGCAAATTCGCACCGATCGACCTGCAACCATTCTCACCGCGCAGCGCCGGCGGCCTGGCCCGGCGCGACGTCGACCCAGACGCCTGGCGCGACATTCCCGACGATGCGATGACCGATGCGCGGACCGACAGCGAAATCGCCCGCGAGTACATCAGCCACGGCGAGCTGCGCCCCAAGTCCGTCGCCAATACCCAGAAGGAGCTGTACCGGTTTCTTACGTGGTGCCGGGAGGAGGCAGGTAAATCTCTCCGCCAGCTCACGGTGGCCGACTTGAACGCTTACAAGGAATTCCTGAAAGCGCCTCCGGCCGACTGGATCTCGACCACCAAGTGGCCGCGCACCGACGAACGCTACCGGCCGTTTTCGGGCCCGTTGTCCGATGCGAGCCGCCGGCAGGCGATGATCGCCGTGAAAGGCTTGCTGGCATTCGCCGAGCAGACCGGCTACCTGCGCCGCGACCCGGGCGCGCTCGTCAAGCAGGTGAGGATTCCCGCCGCCGCGCGCATCACCCGCTACCTGACGCAGGATGCGATCGGCCTGGCGCTCGCCACCGTGGAAGGGCGCGAAGCGGAAACGCCGGCCGCGCAGCGCCGCCGCGAGCGCGACCGTTTCCTGCTGATTGCGTATGCGCACACGGGGGCGCGGCTGAACGAGATCGTGGGCGCGAACATGGGCGCCATTTATACGGAAGGGAATGGCCGCTGGTGGATCGACGTGGTCGGCAAGGGCAGCAAGCCGCGCCGCCTGCCGGTACCGCCGGACATGCTCGATGCCTTCCGCCGCTATCGCACCGCCTTCGGCCTGTTGCCGCAGACGGGGCGCGGCGACAGCACGCCGCTCGTGCTGTCGAGCCGCAGCCGCGGCCTGGCGCGCATCACGGACGAAGCCGCGTCCGAAGCCTTGAAGGCCGTGTTCACGGCCGCGGCCGACGCCGCCGCGGCGCTCGGCGACAGCGATACCGCGGCCCAACTGCGGCAAGCCTCGACGCACTGGCTGCGCCACAGCATGCTGACGAACCATGCCAATAACGGCGTGCAGTTGAAGACGCTGCAGGAAACGGCGGGCCACGCGAACATCTCCACCACGGCCGCCTATCTGCACAAGACCGACAACGAGCGGCACGACGAGATCATGGCCTCGGTGGCCGCCAAGAACGTGGTCTGA
- a CDS encoding fatty acid desaturase: MDDAHRRQVAAERARALWRGEWPTWLLIAVIHGGWYGTLVFWKELGPWLGTAAMIWWCTWFMSLQHELIHGHPTRLPWLNGLFGQAPLAIWYPYQLYRDSHLRHHVDAHLTLPALDTESYYVAPAAWAGMSAPLRALHWFNKTFAGRLLVGPAISIAAMLVEAVRQPLRGDWRCVPMWLGHLAMVAGLLWWVERQSGVPPWYYLLAIAYPAQSLAMVRSYYEHRPAAEHKQRIVLNEAGPVFRLLFLNNNLHLVHHDLPSLPWYLLPRVYRARCSAYQARSGGFHVQGYAVLMRRYAFRPVDAPVHPHLPEQAHEVDRRTAHV; encoded by the coding sequence TTGGACGACGCCCACCGGCGACAGGTCGCGGCCGAGCGGGCGCGCGCCCTGTGGCGCGGCGAATGGCCGACCTGGCTGCTGATCGCCGTCATCCACGGCGGCTGGTATGGCACCCTCGTCTTCTGGAAGGAGCTCGGACCCTGGCTCGGCACAGCGGCGATGATCTGGTGGTGCACGTGGTTCATGTCGCTGCAACATGAGCTGATCCACGGCCACCCCACGCGCCTGCCCTGGCTCAACGGCCTGTTCGGCCAGGCGCCGCTGGCGATCTGGTACCCGTACCAGCTGTACCGCGACAGTCACCTGCGGCACCATGTCGATGCCCACCTGACCCTGCCGGCGCTCGACACCGAGAGTTATTACGTGGCCCCGGCCGCGTGGGCCGGCATGAGTGCGCCGCTGCGCGCGCTGCACTGGTTCAACAAGACCTTTGCCGGGCGCCTGCTCGTCGGGCCGGCGATTTCGATCGCCGCAATGCTGGTCGAGGCGGTGCGGCAACCGCTGCGGGGGGACTGGCGCTGCGTGCCGATGTGGCTTGGCCACCTCGCCATGGTGGCGGGGCTGCTGTGGTGGGTCGAGCGCCAGTCTGGCGTGCCGCCCTGGTATTACCTGCTGGCGATCGCCTACCCGGCACAATCGCTGGCGATGGTGCGCTCCTACTACGAGCACCGGCCCGCCGCCGAACACAAGCAGCGGATCGTGCTGAACGAGGCAGGCCCGGTCTTCCGGCTGCTGTTCCTGAACAATAACCTGCACCTGGTGCACCACGACCTGCCCTCGCTGCCCTGGTATCTGCTGCCCCGCGTGTACCGCGCCCGGTGCAGCGCCTATCAGGCCCGCAGCGGCGGCTTCCATGTGCAGGGCTACGCCGTACTGATGCGCAGGTACGCCTTCCGCCCCGTCGATGCCCCCGTCCACCCTCACCTGCCCGAACAAGCCCATGAAGTGGATCGCCGCACTGCCCATGTATGA